A window of Aquibium oceanicum genomic DNA:
GTCCAGGAGCCGCGGCCTTGGGGACCCATCCGATCCGGAACAACAGCTTCGATTCAGCTGCCATCCCGTGCTGTGGCGTCCTCCAGGAACTCCGATCCCGGTGCCACACGCGACACCAGCAGCCTGTCGCGCGCCCGCGTCGCGGCGACGTAGAGAAGCTGCCGTTCGGTGGCGATAACCTCGTCCAGCTCGAAGGCGTCGGC
This region includes:
- a CDS encoding 3'-5' exonuclease: MAGYVLTTGRQDEDKALVGIMHLAKGLEFRAVAVVACDENVLPLAARVADVADAFELDEVIATERQLLYVAATRARDRLLVSRVAPGSEFLEDATARDGS